Genomic window (Salvelinus alpinus chromosome 13, SLU_Salpinus.1, whole genome shotgun sequence):
ACTTTTAAAATTAACTACAACTTCCGTTTAAGAACGAAATACAACCAAACAGCTTTTCCGTcaagttttgcaacagaatccaACTAATGAATACACTCCTGGTCTAACTCTTTCTCTCAAGGAATGAACATTCTCTCCTATTGTTTTCAGGATTTCTGTCTGCATATGTGTTGAACACTGAAAGCTGGGATGCAGTGGGCCATGTGTCACTATGGAATGAGAGGAGTAGGGGCTCCAGTAGACAGAGCATTGCCCTACTGCCTGGAGAGCCAGCCTGTCTCTTCTACCGACACAGGGACAACCCAGCAGTGAGTGGCTGATCAAACACAATGCACACCAACAATTGTACACAGGATACACTTAAAGGTCTAAGCCTTGTCCAAACCACAATGGCCCATAGTTCAGAAGCTTGTGTTTGGACACTAGTCTGTTGCAGCATTAATCCatctgctgagtgccaagcagagaggcATATGGTCCTGTTCGTTGGTATGACTCAACCAGGGATCGATCTTCCAATTTCAAGAcggacactctaaccacaaggccactgagttggtaTACAAATTAAACTGAGACGTAGTGATGTGACGTTGCCACGAGCAGTAGGATGAACCGCAAATATTGCAGACAAATAAAGACACGTGCGCTTCACACTGCTGCAATATTATAGCTGCGGGATAAAAACAGAAGTTAAGCCTTGCGCTTCACCTTCTTCATTGTTTCTGAATTGCTGACTACCTTTAAAGGTGTGTTCCAACAATATTTTCATTGCTACTGTAGTCAGTGACTCAGCGATTATAGCAGATTCTGTAAAGCAGTGCTCACCAACCTTTCATGGGCTGAGATCACTTTGTCAAAATGCAGGCCGTGATCAATTTTTTTCATGACTTCACcctaagcctatgcaacattaacctatCAAAATCAGTTCTGTAGCAGTCAGGTTTGTGCGTAGGCTATAAGCTCAATACATTCTCACTGCATATAGACTAttcttgaattgccctgccaatgtcgtgcttctcagaccattttttaaaattatatttcaaaacGTGAGGTATATGATCCCACTGGTAATAGATAATTTGTAGCATTACTAATTGAAAttgtttattttactggactgatggtgtctgcatctgatggtcagtctcagcagagggtgGGTTTCGTGAGAGGCTACCTCTGATGGTTTTCTgactcatgcaccaattcatgttactCGTATGATCAGAGAACGTGAAATAGGCTACTCCTCTATATTAGAAAGGCAAGCCGCTAATAGCGACGCAAGTCTATCGATAAACTTTGTAGTCCGAGtggatcaaataaaatgttatttgtcacatgcgccgaatgcaacaggtgtagaccttacagtgaaattcatacttacaagcccttaaccagcaatgcagttttaagaaaaaataccTCTGTAGTGGCTTGCggttggaggctgagcagttgccataccaggcagtgatgcaaccagtcaggatgctcttgatggtgcagctgtagaaccttttgaggatttgaaatcttttcagtctcttggggggggggggggataggttttgtcgtgcccttttgacgactgtcttggtgtgcttggaccatgttagtttgttggtgatgtggacaccaaggaacttgaagttctcaacctgctccactacagccccgtcgatgaaaaTGGGGGAGTGCTAGGCccactttttcctgtagtccaccatctcctttgtcttgatcacgttgagagagaggttgttgtccttgcaccacacggccaggtatctgacctcctccctataggttgtctcgttgtcggtgatcagcaaacttaataatggtgttggagtcgtgcttggccatgcagtcatgagtgaacagggagtataggaggggtcTGAGCATGCACCCATGAGTAGCACCCATGTTGAAGATCGTAATGGCggctgtgttgttacctacccttaccacctggtgcggcccgtcaggaagtccaggatccagttgtagtggggggtgtttagtcccagggtgcttagcttagtgatgagctttgagggcactatggtgttgaaaactgagctgtagtcaatgaacagcattctcacataggtgttccttttgtccaggtgtgaatgggcagtgtggagtgcaatggagattgtatcatctgtggatctgttggggcggtatgcaaatttgagtggatctagggtttcttgcataatggtgatgatgtgaaccatgaccagccttttaaagcacttcatggctacagacgtgagtgctatgggtcagtagtcatttaggcaggttaccttagtgttcttggacacGGGGACTATGGCGGtcagcttaaaacatgttggtattacagactcggacagggagaggttgaaaatgtcagtgaagacacttgcaagctggtcagcgcatgctatGAGTAAGCATAATCagacagtcgtccggaacagctcatgctctcatgcatgcttcagtgttacttgcctcaaagcaagcatagaactaaattagctcgtctggtatgctcgtgtcactgggcagctctcggctgtgcttccctttgtagtttgtaatagtttgcaagccctgccacatccgacgagtgtcggagccggtttagtacgattcgatcttagtcttgtattgacacttttcctgtttgatggttcgttggagggcatagcgggatttcttataagcttctgggttagagtccagctccttgaaagtggcagctctaccctttagctcagtgtgaatgttgcctgtaatctatggcttctggttgaggtatatacgtacagtcactgtgggaacgacgtCGTCAATGgccttattgatgaagccagtgactgatgtgttgTACTCctgaatgccatcggaagaatcccggtacattttccagtctgtgctagcaaaacagtcctgtagcttagcatatgcttcatctgaccactttcttattgaccgagtcactggtgcttcacTGGGAGGTTTCTTTTATGGCTTATAAATGTGACCGTGCTGATTTTAAAATCTTAAATATGAACTCACACATAagaacagcagctctttgctgtttTCTTTGACAGGTTCTAGTCATGATTGATcacgttttgaaatctcacaccGAGTCACCTATCAGCTTCGCTGTGGGCTCGTGGAAGCTCCAGACAcagtgatctgagctatctgattggccagcggtagaccTATGGGTGCACTTAATTTGCTCCCGGGCGAGTAGAGTTtataccttcagacacatgaaatggttcaaaatgggaacattACGATACCCGGTGTGAAGGGCagttgaatcaagtgcacctaccacaaACAGtgcaaaacaaataaaaaaaatagtaactcaaggctttatcgttgggcTTTTTTTTTAACGCCAGCTATACAGTGTTAACTCTGAAACACTGGTGCTACTGGCTTCCGGGTTACGCGAGCAGTGTCAAGCAGTgcaggttgtgtttcggaggacgcatggctctcaacctttgcccctcctgagtctgtacgggagttgtagctaTTGGACAAGACTGTAATTACCAATTGGATATCCTAAaagtggggagaaaaaggggtaaaaagtgtTTTAAAAACAAGGAAAGCCTTGGAGGAAGGGAAAAACTAGGAAAGCCTTGCGATTGACTGGTTGGTGACGACTGCTTTAAAGTATATACTTGTGTTGCTTTTGTAGGTCCTGGTCTGCCAAAGCACTTGTTACATTGCGGAGGACCAACTGTTTCAATGGACAGAAAAGGTAATGCTCTTGTGATTTTATACATGCCTTATAGAGGGTCAGGTTGATGCCCACTGCTTGATATGACTATAAGTAGATGTGACTGTAAAAGCACTGGTCAACAATGACTACGGCCTCTTAactttctccctccttccttctggTTCTAGGTGTTTGGCTGCCTCCAGAAGAGAGGGCTCAGTGTGATGGTGCTGTCGGACAGCCCTGTGGCTGAGTACAAAACGCCAGACTACCTCTACGGTAGCGCTGTCCCTTTCCTACGCTCCCTCAAGAGCAGTGCCTCCGAGAGCCAGGCCCTCTGCCCTGCACTAGAGCAGCCAAACATCCTCACTGGACTGCCAGCTGCAGGTACCACCATACTGATGTCTTTGATTCCCTGGGTTGAAGTCTTCCATATAATTCCACAGAATTAAATAATGGACTATTTTCAATTCATTAAATTGATTGACTTTGAAATGGAATTTGCCCCAACCATGTTCAGGCATGTATTATTAGCGTAAAAGCACTTGCATTAACGAAACATGATTTAATTTGTCAAAGATTCTTGCCATATCATGCATATTTGCCAACTTGCTGAATTTGTCATTCTTTCTCCGTAGGACCTTTCTATGGATTACATTCTGGAAATTTCCAAAACATTATGGTTATTTTTGGTTAATTTCTGGTTCCTTTTCACACAGAATGACCCAAATACTAAAACGGATCTCTATTCTTTCCTCAGTACTGAGCCACTGCCAAGTCCATCAGATTCCAGCTGTTCTGTACCAATGCTACACTGATGTCATCAGCCCAGACTCTATCACCATGGAAACCTACAAACCTGCCCTGTTGTGTCTAAGCAAGTTGGTCAAGGTGAGCGAATACATTGTAGAGCAGGGAGAATAAATTTTTTGCGCCCCCCATCGTGACAGCAAAGAGTTTTAAAAAATGTGCGTTTTAAATTTGATTTCATGAAATTCTGCCCATTTTTGCCGTGGGGTGGAGAGAAGACTTTGCAGTTTTATAACTCATTTCCTGCAGTTCTAGACATTTTGCCATAGGATAGAGGCAAATGTTAGCAGTTTTCATTATAACTGATGAACAATGTGGCCTATCCCagtcagtaattcgaccatgcttactacaagtctagcggccagctatcaAAACTAACTTACCAATCAAACAAATGTAGCTTACAACCACATTTTGAAATGGCAGCTTTTGTATTCTAACTCAACGTTAAGTTGCAACCCCGACTAAGTCATCCCAGTATCAGTATCAATGTCCTAATGGTAGCTATTCATCACTGTTCAGGGTTCTCAAAAGCTTTGTCTTCTTTtgctgatctctctctccctctccccacatTTTACCTCCAGTTGGAGCCTTGTCTGAGCGCTGACGTCCTCCGAAAGTTTGCCATAATCACGGAGGCTCAGAGTAATCTGTATACTTAAATGTGGAAGATGTATTTGTACTGAATAGGCTCTGTATTTGTCTTTTACCTAATGAACAGGTTCACTTTATTTTAACCAAATCTGTATTTTGGATGTATATGGCATTTTATAGAAGTGTCCAGACACTTTTTTGCAATTTCACTTGgttttgagaaacttaccccacCAGCCATAGACTTCTTCATGCTCGTTCTGCAGTTGCAGGGGCACAGATATAACATGAACAAaagctccaaaaacacccaaatatgtCCTTTTAAAAACAGCATTGCTCTCAGTATAacgatgcaggtctttagatgtcaTTCCAAACTTTTCATTCTAATTTGTTGGACTCGAGCGATACTTCTCCGTGTAGGCCTTCTCTTGGCATTGCTCAAGACCTGCATTGCTATACTGAGAGCGTTACCGTTTCTAAAATAATGtgtttgggtgtttttggagtgtTTGTTCATGTTTTATCTGTGACCCTGCAACTGCAGAACAAGCATAATGAAGTTTATCGCCAGTGGGGTAAGTGTCAAAACCAAGTGAAAACTATaataaaaagtttggacacttccATAACATTccatttacaaaaaaaattaacCTTTCATTTAAACTATAACATAATATGTAAGTAATGTTTTAATTTGGAAGAAGTGAAGGGCaccttcattgaaaataaaaagGCGCAACACTCTCAGCATTTAAAAACTCATTGTTTTATTTAAGCAAAGTTAAAAAGCTTGATGTTTCTGCCATCAACCTAGTTCTGATGAAGGCCATTAATGGCCGAAACATCAAGCATTTTAACTTAGGATGTTAAGTCTCCTATATGGGGCACTTTGCGCGGTTCTGGAGCGATTCCGACTGACAGTTTGGTGTACGAGGCGCTGTTTGAATGTCATAGGGACCTGTGCCTCATAGTGCCAGACAGCCCCATCTGTCTGCTCCCACTCGCTCAGTGGACCCGACATTTGCAAAGGGAGCGACGTGTCACATTTTCTGCCCTATCCAGACAAACAATCGATTTGCTCTTCCTCTGAGTGATGGATACATATATAAGAGGGGACAGCGAATCCAACAGCTGTGGTTTCATCTCTGTGATATTCAGCCGAATTTAGAGCTCTTAACATGAAAGAATACTAATTAATTTCTTAAAAATGAAACAAGACCACTTCTTCTTGGTCACAGATTGATGAAATCACTTTGTGCTTAAAGGTGAAGTAACGGGTCTGCACACATTTGAATTCTCTCTGTGCTGCTCAGTGGACATTTAGGAGAAAGTTCTGTCAGTTATATGAAATAGTGCCAATATTGATTGTACTGTAACGAAGTATGATCATATTTATTTTAGTTATAAGAAAGGTGCAATTTTATATTAAGTCATTTATAATTTGATTGTTACTATATTTACAAAGCATCAGTCATTTCAAGCCCTATTGCTCCACTTTTGTTGAATagaaagaaaaaaatccagattttttctttttcttattattttcatgtttttactatgtacttgagcttgtgtcctcaaaagtgagtacacctcagcaatttcaacaacaaaaaaattatcaGAAAGGTGAGTTCCAGACATTTCTAAAACTATGCAACATTACCTGTTGTTGTTTATGGCCGTCATTCAATTTTTTTGgggtatgtctatttaggcggAATTTAGGCGGAAATCTACAGTTTGCCCTATCATTCAAGAGGTAATTAAAAACAACTTTCAAGTAATgttacatttaaaatgtaaataaacaccctgaaattctgtatttattttcattCATCTTAACACTTTGAAAATTAACTGGTATTATTATAACTTATTAAACGTTTCTAAATAAATACCATCCCCAAATCTTTGTCTCAAATATGCCTTAAACGGTCAGACTGTACACTGACTATACAAAACATATtaagaacacttgctctttccatgagactgaccagctgagcgctatgatcccttattgatgtcactttgtAAATTCAcataaatcagtgtagatgaaagtgAGAAGAGGttcaagaaggatttttaaaccttgagacaattgaaacattgatt
Coding sequences:
- the psmg1 gene encoding proteasome assembly chaperone 1 is translated as MATFFGEVLSVYSRAVEEDDDDLDDENEDEQIHREIEEKREVHIAWCPEVAQSLEDSGSNKLQCSDLIIAVGTNAAGFLSAYVLNTESWDAVGHVSLWNERSRGSSRQSIALLPGEPACLFYRHRDNPAVLVCQSTCYIAEDQLFQWTEKVFGCLQKRGLSVMVLSDSPVAEYKTPDYLYGSAVPFLRSLKSSASESQALCPALEQPNILTGLPAAVLSHCQVHQIPAVLYQCYTDVISPDSITMETYKPALLCLSKLVKLEPCLSADVLRKFAIITEAQSNLYT